In Apium graveolens cultivar Ventura chromosome 10, ASM990537v1, whole genome shotgun sequence, the following are encoded in one genomic region:
- the LOC141691672 gene encoding uncharacterized protein LOC141691672, whose translation MRLNAGNSNLENKTITDFSKWQLAVGDGKETNISPSPDTGEMLIKIPDQYIVHTSGDLIQKLFKVTYPDFIQNISSHEYLISRAILTPTNIVVDEINTTILEKIPGMVYTYLSQDSIDDAGDDDNDFRSAFPVEYLNSINMPCNPKHELKLKVGVVVMLMRNLNQIMGLCNGTRMILKSCRKNSIECEILCGSHVGMKYLIPRIEMIPSDTNWPFEFKRVQFLIQICYAMTINKSQGQSLDTVGLYLPKAAFSHEHIYVAISRVTRPEGLHILIDSCDGISTDITNNVVFEEVFYNLSSVDN comes from the coding sequence ATGCGGCTTAATGCAGGAAATAGTAATTTAGAGAACAAAACCATTACGGACTTTAGCAAGTGGCAGCTTGCTGTCGGTGATGGCAAAGAAACCAATATTTCTCCAAGTCCAGACACTGGTGAAATGTTAATAAAGATTCCTGATCAATATATCGTTCATACGTCCGGAGATCTAATCCAGAAGCTTTTTAAAGTGACGTACCCAGATTTTATACAAAATATCTCTTCACATGAATACCTCATATCAAGGGCCATACTCACACCTACCAATATCGTGGTGGATGAGATTAATACAACGATACTTGAAAAAATTCCTGGCATGGTTTACACTTATCTGAGTCAGGATTCAATTGATGATGCAGGTGATGATGATAATGATTTCAGATCCGCTTTTCCAGTTGAGTATCTAAACTCTATCAATATGCCTTGCAATCCTAAGCATGAGTTAAAATTGAAGGTAGGAGTTGTCGTCATGCTTATGAGAAACTTAAACCAGATCATGGGATTATGCAATGGTACAAGAATGATTCTGAAATCCTGTAGGAAGAACAGTATTGAATGTGAGATTTTGTGTGGCTCTCATGTTGGAATGAAATATCTAATACCTAGAATTGAGATGATTCCAAGTGACACGAACTGGCCGTTTGAATTTAAACGCGTTCAGTTTCTGATTCAAATATGTTATGCCATGACGATTAACAAAAGTCAGGGACAATCACTTGATACGGTTGGGCTTTACCTTCCTAAAGCAGCTTTCTCGCATGAACACATATATGTTGCTATATCCAGAGTGACACGACCTGAAGGCCTCCATATTCTCATAGATAGTTGTGATGGTATTAGCACAGATATCACAAATAATGTAGTTTTTGAGGAAGTGTTTTACAATCTTTCAAGTGTAGACAATTGA
- the LOC141691673 gene encoding uncharacterized protein LOC141691673 — MKRNHTRNHSLLNDEHKIVYDSILDNINQKKGGVFFVYESGGCGKTFLWQTLCCRLRSEHKIVLPIASCGIAAVLLPGGRTAHSRFHIQLKLDENCSAGLRHGTDISELLQRTDLIIWDEAPMQHRHAFECVDRSLRDIMSAIDKSRAKKPFGGITIIFWWRF, encoded by the coding sequence ATGAAGAGAAATCACACAAGAAATCATAGTCTTCTCAATGATGAACATAAGATAGTCTATGATTCCATTCTTGACAATATCAACCAGAAAAAAGGTGGTGTTTTCTTTGTTTACGAAAGTGGAGGATGTGGAAAGACTTTCTTGTGGCAGACACTGTGTTGTCGATTACGATCAGAGCATAAGATTGTGCTTCCTATTGCCTCATGTGGTATAGCTGCTGTGTTGCTTCCTGGTGGAAGAACCGCACACTCCCGCTTTCACATTCAACTCAAGCTTGATGAAAATTGTTCTGCCGGTTTAAGACACGGGACTGATATTTCTGAGCTACTTCAGCGAACTGATTTAATAATTTGGGACGAGGCTCCTATGCAACATCGTCATGCTTTTGAATGCGTTGATCGATCCTTGAGAGATATTATGTCTGCTATTGATAAAAGCAGAGCTAAAAAGCCATTTGGTGGTATAACCATTATTTTTTGGTGGAGATTTTAG
- the LOC141691674 gene encoding uncharacterized protein LOC141691674 — MHVIEFQKRGLPHAHMLIWLHPNDRPKITEQIDKMVSAEILDPSIDTVGYEAVKNYMIHGPCGTNCVNSPCMVKDRCIKHFPKRYNSHTYFDDCGFPIYKRRKTGISVKKKGIDLDNRYVVPYNQDLLIRFQCHTNLEICNSSRSLKYLFKYCLKGHDTATMCLRKKTNNKKGCTTQSLLRNDRLMKSSNTWMEDIFVHLKHHGGYLVLTSIPGDLPLNDCQYIYRMTIMCRLKAQKIYRKFSTMLEQRKRKRGDVIGRLAEVHSSSGEQLYLRMLLLRIKGAVCFDDLKTVNGHVYNSFHKACATLGILQNDQQWHKAICENAHTSMPPQLRAMFVNILVYSPVSHPRSLWEAHWGCMSDDILLVRRHLTGNPNLCLSDIEIQNYALAEIEKLLNDIGKSLRNFPDMPYPGDAFFPTLRID, encoded by the exons ATGCACGTCATAGAGTTTCAAAAGCGTGGATTGCCACATGCTCACATGCTAATATGGTTGCATCCAAACGATCGTCCCAAAATAACTGAACAAATAGATAAAATGGTTTCTGCAGAAATTCTTGACCCAAGTATTGATACAGTTGGTTACGAAGCTGTCAAGAATTACATGATCCACGGACCATGTGGCACTAACTGTGTCAATTCTCCGTGTATGGTTAAAGACCGTTGTATTAAACATTTTCCTAAAAG GTATAATTCTCACACATACTTTGATGACTGTGGCTTTCCCATCTATAAGAGGAGGAAAACTGGAATTAGTGTAAAGAAAAAGGGAATTGACCTGGATAATCGTTATGTTGTCCCCTACAATCAAGATCTTCTAATAAGATTTCAATGTCACACAAATTTGGAGATTTGTAACAGCTCCAGATCATTGAAATATCTGTTCAAATATTGTTTAAAAGGACATGATACCGCCACCATGTGTCTGAGGAaaaaaacaaacaacaaaaaagGGTGCACAACCCAATCACTTCTGAGAAATGACCGCTTGATGAAGTCAAGCAATACTTGGATGGAAGATATATTTGTGCATCTGAAGCATCATGGAGGATATTTGGTTTTGACATCCATTCCCGGTGACCTTCCGTTGAACGATTGCCAGTACATCTACCGAATGACAATCATGTGTCGTTTAAAGGCTCAGAAAATCTACAGGAAGTTTTCGACAATGCTGGAACAAAGAAAA AGGAAAAGAGGTGATGTCATCGGTAGGCTTGCTGAAGTACATTCATCTAGCGGTGAACAATTATATCTCCGCATGCTCCTGCTCAGGATTAAAGGTGCTGTATGTTTTGATGATTTGAAGACAGTCAACGGCCATGTTTATAACTCCTTTCACAAAGCCTGTGCCACGCTAGGTATCCTCCAGAACGACCAACAATGGCACAAAGCTATATGTGAAAATGCGCATACATCCATGCCTCCACAATTACGTGCCATGTTTGTCAACATTTTAGTATACAGTCCAGTCTCTCATCCGCGTAGCCTTTGGGAAGCTCACTGGGGATGCATGTCAGATGATATTCTTCTTGTGAGGCGACATCTCACTGGGAATCCAAACCTTTGTCTATCAGATATTGAGATCCAGAATTATGCTCTTGCAG AGATagagaaattgttgaatgatattGGTAAAAGCCTTAGAAACTTCCCAGATATGCCATATCCCGGAGATGCTTTTTTTCCAACTCTGAGAATAGACTAA
- the LOC141691675 gene encoding uncharacterized protein LOC141691675: protein MYNCMFAMSSTGGQIDRSINRGGAPYCFKVKGVNYHSMGSFVPLDGEIPKFCQLYIYDTEDEVHNRINDVKGGCDAVDEEIVESLLEMLDKHNCLVKGFRMARERISQNLVDEFRLVLISSSSASGRPNHIGPSNEVAGLIVTDEYAKGCRDTIIHSRMLGPNRTNGLERIFETDPRFMQLQYPILFPHGDIGYYRQIPLNRPNQKNQKQRQNTEDEDPDEKGEREFITMKEYYNYKLMIQPSDGLTPHLGGRLWQQYVVDAFTAIEQYRLDWIRGHQTTIRSDMYHNIRDALNKGDSNPENVRKATILPASFTDSKRYMNQYFKDAIEICRTLGHPSLFLTMTTNTKYPEIQRMLKFLPGVDVVDAPDVVARVFKMKVD, encoded by the exons ATGTACAACTGTATGTTTGCCATGTCTTCCACCGGAGGTCAAATTGATCGTAGTATCAATCGTGGCGGTGCTCCTTACTGTTTCAAGGTAAAAGGTGTAAATTACCACAGTATGGGAAGCTTTGTACCACTTGATGGTGAGATCCCCAAATTCTGTCAACTCTACATATATGACACTGAAGATGAAGTACATAACAGAATAAATGACGTTAAGGGAGGATGCGATGCCGTGGATGAAGAAATCGTTGAGTCATTGTTAGAAATGTTGGATAAACATAATTGTTTGGTCAAAGGTTTTCGTATGGCACGTGAAAGAATTAGTCAGAATCTAGTTGATGAATTTAGATTGGTTCTAATATCTTCGTCTTCCGCATCTGGTCGACCTAACCATATTGGTCCATCGAATGAAGTTGCAGGGTTGATTGTCACTGACGAGTATGCTAAAGGATGCAGGGATACAATAATCCATTCGAgaatgttaggtcccaat agAACCAATGGATTGGAGAGAATTTTTGAAACAGATCCACGGTTTATGCAGCTTCAGTATCCTATTCTTTTTCCTCATGGAGACATCGGATATTACCGTCAAATCCCTTTAAACAGACcaaatcaaaaaaatcagaaacAACGTCAGAATACCGAAGATGAAGATCCGGATGAAAAGGGGGAGAGAGAGTTCATCACGATGAAAGAATATTACAATTATAAACTCATGATACAGCCTTCGGATG GTTTGACTCCACATCTGGGAGGACGTTTATGGCAGCAATATGTTGTTGACGCATTTACTGCGATTGAGCAATATAGACTTGACTGGATCAGAGGTCACCAGACCACAATTCGTTCTGATATGTACCACAACATACGAGATGCACTAAATAAGGGTGACAGTAATCCTGAAAATGTCCGCAAGGCAACAATTTTACCAGCCTCCTTCACTGACAGTAAAAGATACATGAACCAGTATTTCAAGGACGCAATAGAAATTTGTCGAACACTTGGACACCCATCATTATTCCTTACGATGACCACTAACACAAAATATCCTGAAATTCAGAGGATGTTAAAATTTCTACCTGGTGTTGATGTTGTTGACGCACCCGACGTCGTTGCAAGGGTATTTAAAATGAAAGTTGACTAA